The DNA segment GGAGACCGCGGCCCGCTTCGCGGATCTCGTCGCCTCATCGACCACCGTGTTCTGGAACGGCCCGATGGGCGTCTTCGAGTTCCCGGCCTTCGCCGGCGGCACCCGCGCGGTCGCTGAGGCCCTCACGCGGGTCAACGGGCTCGGCGTCGTCGGCGGCGGCGACTCCGCTGCGGCCGTCCGCGCCCTCGGCTTCACCGACGACGATTTCGGGCACGTCTCCACCGGAGGCGGCGCCAGCCTCGAGTTCCTCGAGGGCAAGAAGCTCCCCGGACTGGAGGTCCTCGGATGGCAGTGAACCGCACCCCGCTGATCGCGGGCAACTGGAAGATGAACCTCGACCACCTGCAGTCGATCGCCTTCGTGCAGAAGCTCGCCTGGAGCCTCCGCGACGCGAAGCACGACTACTCCGAGGTCGAGGTGGCGGTCTTTCCGCCCTTCACCGACCTGCGGAGCGTGCAGACGCTCGTCACGGCCGACAAGCTCGACCTGCGCTACGGCGGCCAGGACCTCTCGGAGCACGACAGCGGGGCCTACACCGGTGAGGTCTCGGGCGCCTTCCTCGCCGCCCTCGACTGCCGCTACGTGATCATCGGACACAGCGAGCGGCGCCAGTATCACGGCGAGACTGACGAGCTCATCGCCCGCAAGACGGTCGCCGCGCTGCGCCACGGCCTCGTGCCAGTGGTCTGCGTGGGGGAGACGGCGGAGGACCTCGAGAAGCACGGCCCCTCGGCAGTGCCGGTCGCGCAGCTCGGTGTCGTTCTCGCGGCGCTGGAAGCCGATGCCGATGTCGTCGTCGCGTACGAGCCCGTCTGGGCCATCGGGTCGGGCCAGGCGGCCACGCCCGAGCAGGCCCAGCAGGTCTGCGGCGCCCTGCGCGCAAGCATCGCCGAGGCGCTCGGCGATGAGGCCGCGGCGCGGACGCGGATCCTCTACGGCGGCTCGGTCAAGGCCGCGAACATCGCCGGCTTCATGAAGCACAAGGATGTCGACGGCGCGCTGGTCGGCGGCGCAAGCCTCGACGTCGGCGAGTTCGCGAGCATCGCCCGCTTCCCGAAGCACGTCGGCACCGCCTGACCCGCCCCCCGCCCGCCGTCCGGTAGGCTTGCAGATCGTCCGACACGCGCGAGAGGTTCACCCCGTGGAAATCCTTCAGGTCGTGCTCCAGGTCATCCTGGGCATCACGAGCCTTCTTCTGACCCTGATGATCCTGCTGCACCGCGGTCGCGGCGGCGGGCTCTCCGACATGTTCGGCGGCGGCGTCACCTCGAACCTCGGTGCCTCCGGCGTGGCCGAGCGCAACCTCAACCGCATCACGGTGATCCTCGCCCTGGTCTGGGTGAGCTCCATCGTGATCCTCGGGCTCATCACCCGCTTCAGCGCGGTCTAGGGGAGGCGGAGATGGTGTCAGGAGGCAGCGCGATCCGCGGCTCGCGGGTCGGTTCCGGCCCCATGGGCGAGCAGGACCGCGGCGTCCACGCTGAGCGCATCGCCGTGTCGTACTGGGATGCCATGGGCAACGAGACGGTGCGATACTTCGCGGCGAACCTCCCGGAGGAGGAGATTCCCGAGATCATCGACTCGCCGTCGACGGGTCTTCCGGCTGGTCGCGACAAGGACAACCCGCCCCAGGTGGCGAAGAACGAGCCGTACAAGACGCACCTTGCCTACGTGAAGGAGCGCCGCACCGAGGAGGAGGCTGCGCAGATCCTCGACGAGGCGCTGCAGAAGCTCCGCGAGCGGCGCGGATCGGCCTAGCCTCGGGCCGTTCGCCAATGGGCCGGACTCCCCCGTCGGCTCAGGGAGCCCAGTCCGGCTGATCCATCGCGCCCGTCCAGTAGCTGGTGGGCGCGATGAGCGCGGCAGGCACCTCTGCCGACGCCGCCTCGTCGACGAGGAACAGCGTGCGCCTCTGCCCGAGCACGCCGGCGACCGGCACGTCGGCCACGGCCGCACCCGCGAGCGCGAGCCCGAGAGCGGCGGCCTTGTCGGCCCCGGCCAGCACGAGCCACACCCGCTCGGAGCTGTTGATCAGCGGGAGTGTCAGGCTGAGCCGCTGCGGCGGCGGCTTGGGGGAGTCGTGGACGGCGATGGCGCCGGGCTCGGCCACCGTCGGCCCGGGAAGCTCGGGGAACAGCGAGGCGATGTGTCCGTCGGGGCCGACCCCCAGGAAGGTGATCGCGAACGACGGGTAGGTGCCGCCACCAGCCGCGCGCAGCTCGTCGTCGTACCGGCGCGCGGCCGCCTCGAGGTCGAGCCCCTCATCGGGAGCGGGGAAGGGGTGGATGTTCGCCGAGGGGATGACCACCGCATCCAGGAGCGCCTCCCGGGCCTGGCGCTCGTTGCGGTCGGGATGACCGGTGGGCACCCAGCGCTCGTCGCCCCACCACGCGTGCACGCGCGTCCAGTCCAGCCGATCGCGGTCGGGATGCGCGGCGATCGCCGCGAGCACATCGATGCCGACCGAGCCGCCCGTCAGCACGATGTGCACCACGGGGCGCTCCGCGAGCAGCTCGCTCATGGTGCTGACGAAGCGCTCGGCGGCGGCGGCCGCGAGGGCCGCGCGGTCGGTGTGGACGAGGACGCGACGGTCGGTCGACACGGTGGTGGAGCCTCTCTGTGGAGCGGATGCGCGTTCAGCGCGACGGTGCGACAGCCGAGGCCGGACCGAAGCCGCTCGCGAGCACCGCCCCGAACTCGTCGTCGGGGTCGAGCCTACGCAGTTCCTCGGCGAGGCACTCGCGCAGGCCCCGGCGCGGCAGCGAGAGCTCGTGCTGCGGCTGTCTGGGCTGGTCGAGCGAGACGACACCCGGACGGGTGCGCTCGAGCCGGATCGCGCCCGAGGCGCGGTGCAGCACCACACGGTGGATCCCGGTCGACGGCAATGAGCCCGCGACCTCCACGTCGACCTCGACCTGCAGCCGGAGACCCAGCCACGCCGCGAGCAACGAGGTGGAGGGGCTGTCGGCCGCGCCCGCGACCTCGACTCGGGTGATCGGTTCGTAGGGCGGCTGGTCGAGGGCCGCCGCGAGCTGCGCGCGCCACAGGGTCAGGCGCGTCCAGGCGAAATCGGTGTCTCCGGGGCGATACCCCGCAGCGATGCGCCGGAGGGCCTCCTGCGGATCGTCGGCGGAGCCCGCATCCGTGATGCGCCGCTGCGCGAGGCGACCGAGCGGCGTGTCGCACACCGCGTCGGGGCACTCACCGGGCCACCACGACACAACGGGCGCGTCGGGCAGCAGGAGCCCCGTCACGAGACCGCGGAGATCGGAGGCCGTGTCACCGTGCGCGCGCAGCACGATCACCTCGCTGGCCCCGGCATCGCCCCCGACGCGGATCTCGGCGTCGAGCCGCGGCGCAGGTGCGGCAGCGTCGGTCGAGACGACGATGATGCGCATCGGATGCTCGCGCGAGGCCTCGTTGGCCGCGGCGATGACATCCTCCTCCTCGCCGATCTCGCTCGTGATGATGAGCGTGAGCACACGGCCGAGCGCCACGGCGCCCGCCTCATCGCGGATGCGGACGAGGGTCTTCGAGACCTGGCTCGCGGTCGTGTCGGGAAGGTCGATGATCACGGGCGCCTCCAGACGCGTCCATCGCGGGCCAGCAGGTCGTCGGCCGACTGCGGCCCCCAGGTACCGGGGGCGTACTGCTCGGGGCGGCCCTGGGTCGCCCAGAACTCCTCGATGGGGTCGAGGATCTTCCAGCTGAGCTCGACCTCCTCGTGCCGCGGGAACAGCGGCGGGTCGCCGAGCAGCACGTCGAGGATGAGGCGCTCGTAGGCCTCGGGACTGGCCTCGGTGAAGGCGTGGCCGTAGCCGAAGTCCATGGTGACGTCGCGCACCTGCATCCCGGCGCCGGGCACCTTCGAGCCGAAGCGGATCGTCACACCCTCGTCGGGTTGCACGCGGATCACGAGCGCGTTCTGGCCGAGAGCCGAGGTCTGCGCCTCGGCGAACAGGTACTGCGGCGCCCGCTTGAACACGACGGCGATCTCGGTCACGCGGCGCCCCAGACGCTTGCCGGCGCGCAGGTAGAACGGCACACCCGCCCACCGCCGCGTGTTGATGTCGAGGCGCATGGCCGCGTAGGTCTCGGTGACCGACTCAGGGTTCATGCCCTCCTCGTCGAGGAAGCCCGGCACCCACTGCCCGCCCTGCCAGCCGCTCGCGTACTGCCCGCGCGCCGTGCCCGTGCTGAGGTCGCGGGGAAGGCGGACCGCCGACAGCACCTTCTCCTTCTCGGCGCGCAGGTCGGCCGCGTCGAACGACACGGGCTCCTCCATCGCGGTGAGTGCGAGCAGCTGCAGCAGGTGGTTCTGGATGACGTCGCGCGCCGCGCCGATGCCGTCGTAGTAGCCCGCGCGCCCGCCGACGCCGATGTCCTCGGCCATGGTGATCTGCACGTGGTCGACGTAGTTCGCGTTCCAGATGGGCTCGTAGAGCATGTTCGCGAAGCGCAGGGCGAGGATGTTCTGAACGGTCTCCTTGCCCAGGTAGTGGTCGATGCGGAACACCGAGTCGGGCGGGAAGACCGACTCGACGACGTCGTTGAGCTCGCGCGCGGTATGCAGGTCGCTGCCGAAGGGCTTCTCGATGACGACGCGGCGCCACTCGCCGGGCTTCGCCTCTGCGAGGCCGCTGCGGCGCAGCTGCTCGGTCACGACCGGGAAGGACTTCGGCGGGATCGACAGGTAGAACGCGTGGTTGCCCATGGTGCCGCGCTCGCGGTCGAGATCGCCGAGCGTCTCCGCGAGGCGCGCGAACGCCGCGTCGTCGTCGAAGTCGCCGGAGACGAAGCGGATCCCGGCCGAGAGCTGCCGCCAGACCTCCTCGTGGAAGGGCGTGCGCGCGTACTGCTTGACGGCGTCGTGCACGACCTGTTCGAAGTCCTGCGTCTCCCAGTCGCGTCGGGCGAAGCCGACCAGCGCGAAGCCCGGCGGCAGCAGGCCGCGGTTCGCCAGGTCGTAGACCGCGGGCATGAGCTTCTTGCGCGAGAGGTCGCCGGTCACGCCGAAGATGATCAGGCTGCTCGGCCCGGCGATGCGGTTGAGCCGACGATCATCGGGGGAGCGCAGCGGGTTGCTGTCGCGGTCGATGGCGACCGGGGCCATGGTTCTCCTCGTGGTGGCGGGGCGGGTCAGGAGAGCGCGGTGCGCACGACGTCGAGCGCAGCGGTGTCGCGCACGCGGAGCGTGACGACGGGCATCCCAGCTTCGGTCAGCACGGCCGCGTCGCCCGCCGCCTGCGCGGCGATGAGCTGCCCGTAGCTGAACGGCCGGTCGGGGATCTCGAGATCGTCGGCGAGAGTGCCGGTGATCTGCAGGAACACCCCGCGGGCCGGACCACCCTTGTGATACTGGCCGGTCGAGTGCAGGAAGCGCGGTCCCCAGCCGAACGTCACGGGGCGCCCGGTGCGCGCAGCAACGGCGGGGCGCACTGCGGCAAGCTCGGCGTGCGCGAGGCGGTCGAGGTAGGCCTGCAGGGCAATGTAGCCGTCGGCGGGCACCGCGCCCTCGAGACGCGCCAGCGCGTCCTCCAGGGTGGCTGCCCCGGCGAGCAGCTCGACCGGGCCAACGACCTCGACGCCGCGGTCGGTGAAGACCGCCGGCACGGGCTCGGGACGGGCGTCGAGCAGCCCGCGCGCCGCGACCTTCGCCGACTCCACGTCGGGCTGGTCGAAGGGGTTGATGCCGAGCAGCACCCCGGCGACCGCTGTGGCGTACTGCCAGGTGAGGAGGTGCGCGCCGAGCGAGCCCGAGACCTCGATCTCGCCCTCGACGACCTCTCGGGTGGCGCGCGCGTCGGCGACGAGCCGAACAACCTGCACATCCTCCGCTCCACTCGTCAGCTCCGGCGCTCCGGCCTCGACGACAACGGGCAGGATGCCGCGGCCCTCCTTGCCGGTCGACTCGGCGATGAGCTGTTCGATCCAATCGCCGAGCCCCACGATGTGGGTGCCGTCGGCGACGATCACGAGCTTGTCGCGGAGCGGTGCGGTGCCGGCGATGGCCGCCCCGAGCCGAAGTCCGGGATTCTCGGGCGCGTCGACGGCGAGGAGCAGGCTCGCGGCCTCCGCCTCGTCGAGGAGAGCATCCAGATCGACGCCGGCGAGCCCCGAGGGCACCAGGCCGAAGGCGGTGAGGGCGGAGTAGCGGCCGCCGACCGTCGGGTCGGCGGTGAAGACACGGTAGCCCGCCGCCACAGACGTCTGTTCGAGCGGGGAGCCCGGGTCGGTCACCACGATGATGCGCTCGGTCGGGTCGATGCCGATGGCACGGAATGCGGCCTCGAAGCTGCGCTTCTGGCTCTCGGTCTCGACGGTCGATCCCGACTTGGAGGAGACGACGACGGCGGTGTGCCCGAGGTGGTCGTCGAGGGCATCCGCGACCTGGCCGGGATCGGTGGAGTCGAGCACGGTGAGCGGCACGCCGGCGGTGCGGGTGATGACCTCCGGCGCGAGCGACGAGCCGCCCATGCCGCAGAGCACGATGCGCGTGACGCCCCGCTCGGCCAGCTGGGCCCGCAGGGTGGTGATCTCGGCGACGAGCGGTCGCGAGACGGCGACCGCCTGCGTCCAGCCCAGTCGGATGCTCGCCTCGGCCTCAGCGGCCGGGCCCCAGAGCGTGGCGTCGCCGGCCGTGATGCGGCTCGCGATCAGCTGTTCGACGAGCCCGGGCACGCGGGTCTCGATGGCGGCCTGCGCGGCGCCGCGGGCGGCGACGGTGACACTCATCGGGCGGCCTCGAGCGCCGCGCTCACGGTGTCGAGCAGCTCGTTCCAGCTGACGATGAACTTCTCGACGCCCTCCTTCTCGAGCAGGGCGGTCACCTCGTCGTACGAGATGCCGAGCTCGTTGAGCGCGGCGAGCACGGCCCGGGCCTCGTCGTACGAGCCACTGACCGTATCGCCGACGATGACCCCGTGGTCGAAGGTGGCCTGCAGCGTCTTCTCGGGCATCGTGTTGACGGTGCTGCCGACGGCGAGCTCGGTCACGTACAGGGTGTCGGGAAGGCTCGGGTCCTTCACGCCCGTCGAGGCCCACAGCGGTCGCTGCACGTTCGCACCGGCGTCGAGCAGGGCCGCGGCGCGTTCAGTCGCGAAGGCCTGCTCGAAGACCTCGTAGGCGAGGCGCGCGTTCGCGATGCCCGCCTTGCTCTTCAGGGCGAGGGCCTCGGGCGTGCCGATCTCGGTGAGGCGGCGGTCGATCTCGGTGTCGACACGCGACACGAAGAACGAGGCGACCGAGTGAATGGTCGACAGGTCGATGCCCGCAGCGTGCGCCTTCTCGAGGCCCGCGAGGTAGGCATCGATGACGGCGCGGTGCCGCTCGAGGCTGAAGATCAGGGTGACGTTGACGCTGATGCCCGCCGCGATCGTCTCGGTGATCGCCTCGAGGCCCTCGAGGGTCGCCGGGATCTTGATCATCGCGTTCGGTCGGTCGACCTTCGCCCACAGCTCGCGCGCCTGGGCGATCGTGCCGGCGGCATCGTGCGCGAGACCGGGCTCGACCTCGATCGAGACGCGGCCATCCTGGCCCCCGGTCGAGCCGTAGACCCCCGCGAAGATGTCGCTCGCTGCGGCGACGTCGTCCGTCGTGATTTCGAAGACCGCACGGCTCACGTCGGCACCCGCGGCGGCGAGCTCGCGGATCTGCGCGTCGTAGGTCGTGCCCGTCGCCAGCGCAGAAGCGAAGATCGTCGGGTTGGTGGTCACGCCGACGACGTTGCGGTCGGCGATGAGCGCGGCGAGACCGCCCGAGGTGATGCGGTCGCGCGAGAGGTCGTCGAGCCAGATGCTGACGCCGAGGGCGCTGAGCTGGGCGGTGGGGGTGGAGGTCATCGGATCCTCATTCGGTCGGGGTGCGTGGTGGTGGGATGCTCGTCGCAAGCGGCCGCGATCAGCGGGCCGCGATGCTCTCGAGCGCGGCGGCGGTCACGGCCTCCGCCGTGATGCCGAACTCGCGGAACAGCGTCTGGTAGTCGGCCGAGGCGCCGAAGTGCTCGATCGAGACCGTGCGCCCGCGGTCGCCCACGTAGCGGTGCCAGCTCAGCGCGAGCCCGGCCTCGACCGAGACGCGTGCGGTGACGGCGCTGGGCAGCACCTGCTCGCGGTACTCCGCGCTCTGCTCCTCGAACCATTCGAGGCAGGGCGCCGATACGACGCGGGCGTGCACGCCGCGCTCGGCGAGCTGGGCGCGGGCATCCAGCGCCACCGCGACCTCGGAGCCGGTCGCGATGAGGATCACATCGGGGCTGCCGTTCGCGGCCTCGGCGAGCACGTAGGCGCCCTTCGCGACGTGGTGGGCCGCCGCCAGGGTGTCGCCGCTCGCGGCATCGGCGCCGCGCGCCAGCACGGGAACGTTCTGGCGGGTCAGGGCGATGCCGGCGGGGGAGCGGCGCTCGAGCACGGCCTTCCAGGCGTGCGCGGTCTCGTTCGCATCAGCGGGGCGCACGATCGCGAGACCCGGGATCGCGCGCAGCGAGGCGAGCTGCTCGATCGGCTGGTGCGTCGGGCCGTCCTCGCCGAGGGCGACCGAGTCGTGGGTCCAGACGTAGGTGACCGGCACGTTCATCAGCGCGGCGAGACGCACCGACGGGCGCATGTAGTCGCTGAAGATCAGGAACGTGCCGCCGAACACCCGGGTGCGGCCGTGCAGGGCGATGCCGTTGAGGATCGCGCCCATGGCGTGCTCGCGGATGCCGAAGTGCAGGATGCGCCCGTAGGGGTTCGCCTGCCACTCGTGCGTGGAGTGCTCCGCCGGCGCGAACGAGCCGCCGCCGGTGATCGTCGTGAGGTTCGACTCGGCGAGGTCGGCCGAGCCGCCCCAGAACTCGGGCAGCACGCCCGCGATCGCGTTGATGACCTTGCCGCTGGCGGCGCGGGTCGACAGGCTCGTGCCGCCCTCGAACACCGGCAGCGCCGCGTCGAGCTCGGCGGGGAGCTCGCCGGCGAGCATCCGGTCGAGCAGGGCCTTGCGCTGCGGGTTGGCGGCGGCCCAGGCGTCGAAGCGGGCCTGCCACGCCGCCCGGCGCTCGGCACCGCGCTCGACGGCGCGGCGGGTGTGAGCGATGACCGCGTCGCTGACGACGAAGTGCTGCTCGGGGTCGAAGCCCATGACGCGCTTCGTGGCCGCGAGCTCATCGGCGCCGAGGGCGGAGCCGTGAATCTTGCCCGTGTTCTGCTTGGTGGGAGCAGGCCAGCCGATGATCGTCTTCAGGATGATGATGCTGGGCTTGCCCGTCTCGGACTTCGCGGTCTCGATCGCGGCGTGCAGGGCGTGCACGTCTTCGACGTACTCGCCGGTCTTCTTCCAGTCGACCGTCTGGACGTGCCAGCCGTAGCTCGCGTAGCGCGCGGCGACATCCTCGGTGAAGGCGATGTCGGTGTCGTCCTCGATCGAGATCTGGTTCGAGTCGTAGATGACGACCAGGTTGCCGAGCTGCTGGTGGCCGGCGAGCGACCCGGCCTCGCTGGTGACGCCCTCCTGGATGTCGCCGTCGCCGGCGATCACGTAGACGTGGTGGTCGAACACGCTCTGCCCGGCGGGCGTCTCGGGGTCGAGCAGACCGCGCTCGAAGCGGGCGGCGTAGGCGAAGCCGACCGCGGAGGCGAGGCCCTGGCCGAGCGGGCCCGTCGTGATCTCGACGCCGTCGGTGTGGCCGTACTCGGGGTGGCCGGGAGTCTTCGATCCCCAGGTGCGGAGCGCCTTGAGGTCGTCGAGCTCAAGGCCGTAGCCGCCGAGGTAGAGCTGCACGTACTGCGTGAGCGAGCTGTGGCCGGCCGACAGGATGAAGCGATCGCGCCCCAGCCAGTGCGGGTCGCTCGGGTCGTGCGCCATGACCTTCTGGTGCAGCAGGTAGGCGACCGGCGCCAGCGACATGGCGGTGCCGGGATGGCCGTTGCCGACCTTCTCGACGGCGTCGGCTGCCAGCAGGCGGGCGGTGTCGACGGCCTGACGGTCGAGGTCGTCCCAGATGAGCTCGGTCATGGGCGGGTGGTGGCCTTTCGTGAGGTCGGACGGGCGCCTCCGGCTCCTGCGCGCACGATGACGGGCAGGACATCGTCGGCCATGGCCAGTATAGGGAGCGTCGTATGCCGTCCCGGGCTCGCTGGGCTGGCTCAAAGCGCCGCTCCCGTAGACTGACGTCGCCCTCTGCCACGAAGAAGGAGCCATGGATACCGCTCTCGATCACGCCGTCTCGACGCGACCGCGGAGCCTCCGCCGGACCGTGGCCGCCTATGTGGCGCTGACGAAGCCCCGGGTCATCGAGCTCCTGCTCGTCACAACGGCGCCTGTCATGATCCTCGCGGCCGACGGCCTGCCCAGCATCGCCCTGGTGCTCGCGACCCTCATCGGCGGTGCCCTCTCGGCCGGGTCGGCGGGGGCGTTCAACATGTACATCGACCGCGACATCGATCGCGTGATGAACCGCACGCAGAACCGTCCGCTCGTGACGGGGGAGATCTCCGATCGGGCGGCGCTGATCTTCGCCTACGCGATCGGGGTCATCTCGATCGTCTGGCTGGCTCTCACGACGAACTGGCTGGCCGCCGCGCTGTCGCTCGCCGCGATCGTCTTCTATGTCGTCATCTACACCCTTGTGCTCAAGCGCCGAACCGAGCAGAACATCATCTGGGGCGGCATCGCGGGCTGCTTCCCGGTGCTGATCGGCTGGTCGGCCGTCACCGGTTCGCTCGACTGGCCGCCATTCATCCTGTTCCTCGTCGTCTTCCTCTGGACCCCGCCGCACTACTGGCCGCTGTCGATGAAGTACCGCGACGACTACGCGGCCGCCGACGTGCCCATGCTCGCGGTCATCCGCGACCGCGCGACCGTGGGCGTGCAGGTCGTCCTCTACGCCTGGGCGACCGTGGCGGCCTCGCTGCTGCTGATCCCGATCGCGCCGATGGGCGCTCTGTACACCGCGGTCGCCGTGCTCGCCGGGGGCTGGTTCATCGTCGAGAGCCACCGCCTCTACGGGCGTGCCGTCCGCGGCCAGGAGGCGGCGCCCATGCGCGTCTTCCACGCGAGCATCTCGTACCTGACGCTGCTGTTCGTCGCCGTCGGCATCGACCCGCTGCTGCCCTTCTAGGCGCTGCGCGTCGCGCTGACAGCCTCGGCACGGCCCGTCTCAGCGGAGTACCCCTCGGCAGTGCGCGGTCGAGCGCAGACTGTCTACGCGCTGACAGCCTCGCGCTCGCTGGCCGCGTCGCTCTCCGCCGCCTCGGCCGCGGTCAACCGCGTGGTCAGCATCACGAGCGTCACCACGGCGACCAGGACGCAGGCCAGCACCATGTGCACGCCGACCAGGATCACCGGGAGCCCGAGGCGCGCCTGCGCGATGCCGACGGCGATCTGCACGCCCTCGACGGCGAGGAGCGCGACCGACGCCCGCACCATCGGCGCACGACCGCTGCGGAACGCGAGCGCGACGAGCAGGAGGGTGAGGCCGAAGGTCGCGTAGGCCGGCCACGAGTGCCAGTGCTGCAGCAGCTCGCTGTCCAGGCCGTTGCGCGCGGCCCCGCCGTCGCCGGCGTGCGGGCCGGAGCCGGTCACAACGATGCCGATCAGCACGGTCACCCAGGCGCCGACCGCCGTGGCGAGAGCGAGCCGCCGGAGCGGCACGGGCACCGCCAGTCGACCGGAGGTCCGGCCGCGGTACACGCGGTGGACGTAGACCGTCGCGAGCGCGACGAGCACGGCTGACACGACGAAGTGGAGGCCCACGATCCAGGGGTTGAGCTCGGTCAGCACAGTGATGCCGCCGATCACCGCCTGCGCGGGGATGCCGAGGCCGAGCGCGACCGTGAGGCGCAGCAGCTCGGGGCGCTCGCGGCGCAGCCGCAGGATCGACAGGAAAGCCAGGATCGCGATGATCACGAGCACGAAGGTCAGCAGGCGGTTGCCGAACTCGACGATGCCGTGGATGCCCATCTCAGGGGTCGCGACGAACGAGTCCTCGGTGCACCGGGGCCAGGTGGGGCAGCCAAGGCCCGAGCCGGTGAGCCGCACGGCCCCGCCGGTGCCCACGATGAGGGTCTGGCTGACGAGCGATGCCCAGGCGAGCACCCTCACGCGGCGGTCGGCGGTCGAGACGGGAAGCCATCGGTACAGCCGGTTCACAGCCTGCATCCTCCTCTTCACGGCGTCCTCCCCTGTAGACTCCAGGGTGTTCACCGTCGCTGTCGATCGCGGGGGCCGAGGCCCACCTGCCCGCTCCTGCGGTCGCTGTCAGTGTAGTTGCGGCGGTTGAGCGTCAGCCGAGCAGCGTCGCCGGAGGACCGACCAGGAGCGGACATCCCCCGCATCAGGAATTCCCCCACCGCCCTCGCGGTTGGGTTCGACGAGGAGAAGAGGAACACCGTGTCTGACGTGCTCATCGATCGACCGGAGCTCGAGGGCCTCGGCCAGTACGAGTTCGGCTGGTCCGACTCCGACGCCGCTGGCGCGTCGGCCCGGCGCGGCATCGACGAGGACGTCGTGCGCAACATCTCGGCGCTCAAGGACGAACCGCAGTGGATGCTCGACCTCCGCCTGAAGGGCCTCAAGCTGTTCGGCCAGAAGCCGATGCCGATCTGGGGCGCCGACCTGTCGGGGATCGACTTCGACAACATCAAGTACTTCGTGCGCACCACCGAGAAGCAGGCGACCTCGTGGGAGGAGCTGCCGGAGGACATCAAGAACACGTACGAGCGACTCGGCATCCCCGAGGCCGAGCGCCAGCGGCTCGTTGCCGGCGTCGCCGCACAGTACGAGTCGGAGGTGGTGTACCACCAGATCCGCGAGGATCTCGAGGCTCAGGGCGTCATCTTCATGGACACCGACACGGCTCTGCGCGAGCACCCGGAGTTCTTCCAGGAGTACTTCGGCACGGTCATCCCCGCCGGCGACAACAAGTTCGCCGCGCTGAACACGGCCGTGTGGTCGGGCGGCTCGTTCGTCTACGTGCCGCCGGGGGTCCACGTGGAGATCCCGCTGCAGGCCTACTTCCGCATCAACACCGAGAACATGGGCCAGTTCGAGCGGACGCTGATCATCGCCGACGAGGGTTCGTACGTGCACTACATCGAGGGCTGCACGGCCCCGATCTACAAGAGCGACTCGCTGCACTCGGCCGTCGTGGAGATCATCGTCAAGAAGAACGCGCGCGTGCGGTACACGACGATCCAGAACTGGTCGAACAACGTGTACAACCTGGTCACCAAGCGCGCCGTCGCCCACGAGGGCGCCACCATGGAGTGGATCGACGGCAACATCGGCTCGAAGGTCACGATGAAGTACCCGTCGATCTTCCTCATGGGCGAGCACGCGAAGGGCGAGACCCTGTCGGTCGCCTTCGCCGGGCCCGGACAGCACCAGGATGCCGGCGCGAAGATGATCCACATGGCGCCGTACACGACCTCGTCGATCGTGTCGAAGTCCATCGCGCGCGGCGGTGGCCGAGCCGGCTACCGCGGTGAGGTGCGCGTCGACGCGAACGCCCACCACTCGGCCAACACGGTGCGCTGCGACGCGCTGCTGGTCGACACGATCTCGCGCTCCGACACGTATCCGGCGATCGACATCCGCGTCGATGACGTGCAGCTCGGCCACGAGGCGACCGTGTCGCGCGTGAGCGAGGAGCAGCTGTTCTACCTGCAGTCGCGCGGCATGCCCGAGGACGAGGCGATGGCGATGATCGTGCGTGGTTTCATCGAGCCCATCGCGCGCGAGCTGCCGATGGAGTACGCCCTCGAGTTGAACAAGCTCATCGAGATGAACATGGAAGGCAGCGTCGGCTAGATGACGTCCGCACCCTCCGCCGCCCCCGAGGCGGCTCCCCTCCAGCACGCCCACGGCCCCGGGTCTCCGGTGCCCGTGCAGACGCGCTCCGAGCGCTTCGCCTCGGCTCAGCACGCCGACTTCCCGGAGGTCACCGGGCGCGAGCT comes from the Microcella frigidaquae genome and includes:
- a CDS encoding glucose-6-phosphate isomerase, encoding MSVTVAARGAAQAAIETRVPGLVEQLIASRITAGDATLWGPAAEAEASIRLGWTQAVAVSRPLVAEITTLRAQLAERGVTRIVLCGMGGSSLAPEVITRTAGVPLTVLDSTDPGQVADALDDHLGHTAVVVSSKSGSTVETESQKRSFEAAFRAIGIDPTERIIVVTDPGSPLEQTSVAAGYRVFTADPTVGGRYSALTAFGLVPSGLAGVDLDALLDEAEAASLLLAVDAPENPGLRLGAAIAGTAPLRDKLVIVADGTHIVGLGDWIEQLIAESTGKEGRGILPVVVEAGAPELTSGAEDVQVVRLVADARATREVVEGEIEVSGSLGAHLLTWQYATAVAGVLLGINPFDQPDVESAKVAARGLLDARPEPVPAVFTDRGVEVVGPVELLAGAATLEDALARLEGAVPADGYIALQAYLDRLAHAELAAVRPAVAARTGRPVTFGWGPRFLHSTGQYHKGGPARGVFLQITGTLADDLEIPDRPFSYGQLIAAQAAGDAAVLTEAGMPVVTLRVRDTAALDVVRTALS
- the tal gene encoding transaldolase; protein product: MTSTPTAQLSALGVSIWLDDLSRDRITSGGLAALIADRNVVGVTTNPTIFASALATGTTYDAQIRELAAAGADVSRAVFEITTDDVAAASDIFAGVYGSTGGQDGRVSIEVEPGLAHDAAGTIAQARELWAKVDRPNAMIKIPATLEGLEAITETIAAGISVNVTLIFSLERHRAVIDAYLAGLEKAHAAGIDLSTIHSVASFFVSRVDTEIDRRLTEIGTPEALALKSKAGIANARLAYEVFEQAFATERAAALLDAGANVQRPLWASTGVKDPSLPDTLYVTELAVGSTVNTMPEKTLQATFDHGVIVGDTVSGSYDEARAVLAALNELGISYDEVTALLEKEGVEKFIVSWNELLDTVSAALEAAR
- the tkt gene encoding transketolase; its protein translation is MTELIWDDLDRQAVDTARLLAADAVEKVGNGHPGTAMSLAPVAYLLHQKVMAHDPSDPHWLGRDRFILSAGHSSLTQYVQLYLGGYGLELDDLKALRTWGSKTPGHPEYGHTDGVEITTGPLGQGLASAVGFAYAARFERGLLDPETPAGQSVFDHHVYVIAGDGDIQEGVTSEAGSLAGHQQLGNLVVIYDSNQISIEDDTDIAFTEDVAARYASYGWHVQTVDWKKTGEYVEDVHALHAAIETAKSETGKPSIIILKTIIGWPAPTKQNTGKIHGSALGADELAATKRVMGFDPEQHFVVSDAVIAHTRRAVERGAERRAAWQARFDAWAAANPQRKALLDRMLAGELPAELDAALPVFEGGTSLSTRAASGKVINAIAGVLPEFWGGSADLAESNLTTITGGGSFAPAEHSTHEWQANPYGRILHFGIREHAMGAILNGIALHGRTRVFGGTFLIFSDYMRPSVRLAALMNVPVTYVWTHDSVALGEDGPTHQPIEQLASLRAIPGLAIVRPADANETAHAWKAVLERRSPAGIALTRQNVPVLARGADAASGDTLAAAHHVAKGAYVLAEAANGSPDVILIATGSEVAVALDARAQLAERGVHARVVSAPCLEWFEEQSAEYREQVLPSAVTARVSVEAGLALSWHRYVGDRGRTVSIEHFGASADYQTLFREFGITAEAVTAAALESIAAR
- a CDS encoding heme o synthase, producing the protein MDTALDHAVSTRPRSLRRTVAAYVALTKPRVIELLLVTTAPVMILAADGLPSIALVLATLIGGALSAGSAGAFNMYIDRDIDRVMNRTQNRPLVTGEISDRAALIFAYAIGVISIVWLALTTNWLAAALSLAAIVFYVVIYTLVLKRRTEQNIIWGGIAGCFPVLIGWSAVTGSLDWPPFILFLVVFLWTPPHYWPLSMKYRDDYAAADVPMLAVIRDRATVGVQVVLYAWATVAASLLLIPIAPMGALYTAVAVLAGGWFIVESHRLYGRAVRGQEAAPMRVFHASISYLTLLFVAVGIDPLLPF